Proteins encoded within one genomic window of Odocoileus virginianus isolate 20LAN1187 ecotype Illinois chromosome 2, Ovbor_1.2, whole genome shotgun sequence:
- the ST6GALNAC4 gene encoding alpha-N-acetyl-neuraminyl-2,3-beta-galactosyl-1,3-N-acetyl-galactosaminide alpha-2,6-sialyltransferase isoform X3: protein MKAPGRLLLIVLCSAGFSAVYILLCCWACLPFCPAACLDPHLSVNSRPTVPGPLHFSGYSSVPDGKPLVREPCRSCAVVSSSGQMLGSGLGAEIDSAECVLRMNQAPTVGFEADVGQRSTLRVISHTSVPLLLRNYSHYFQQARDTLYVVYTFTERMMAYCDQVFQDETGKNRRQSGSFLSTGWFTMILALELCEEIVVYGMVSDSYCREEHHPSVPYHYFEKGRLDECQMYLAHERAPRSAHRFITEKAVFSRWAKKRPIVFAHPSWRMQWPHRHSAITRPLLQPHPAKNT, encoded by the exons ATGAAGGCTCCG GGTCGGCTCCTGCTCATCGTCCTCTGCTCTGCGGGCTTCTCGGCTGTCTACATCCTGCTGTGCTGCTGGGCCTGCCTGCCCTTCTGCCCGGCCGCCTGCCTGGACCCCCACCTCTCTGTCAACTCCAGGCCCACCGTGCCGGGGCCTCTGCACTTCAGTGGCTACAGCAGTGTGCCAGATGGGAAG CCGCTGGTCCGAGAGCCGTGCCGCAGCTGCGCCGTGGTGTCCAGCTCAGGCCAGATGCTGGGCTCGGGCCTGGGCGCCGAGATCGACAGTGCGGAGTGTGTACTGCGCATGAACCAGGCGCCCACCGTGGGCTTCGAGGCAGACGTGGGCCAGCGGAGCACCCTGCGGGTCATCTCCCACACGAGCGTGCCTCTGCTGCTGCGAAACTACTCCCACTACTTCCAGCAGGCCCGCGACACGCTCTATGTG GTGTACACGTTCACCGAGCGAATGATGGCCTACTGCGACCAGGTCTTCCAGGATGAGACAGGCAAGAACCG GAGGCAGTCCGGGTCCTTCCTCAGCACCGGCTGGTTCACCATGATCCTCGCCCTGGAGCTGTGTGAGGAGATCGTGGTCTACGGGATGGTCAGCGACAGCTACTGCAG GGAGGAGCATCACCCCTCGGTGCCTTACCACTACTTTGAGAAGGGCCGGCTGGATGAGTGTCAAATGTACCTGGCGCATGAGCGGGCGCCCCGCAGCGCCCACCGCTTCATCACCGAGAAGGCTGTGTTCTCTCGCTGGGCCAAGAAGAGGCCCATCGTCTTCGCCCATCCATCCTGGAGGATGCAGTGGCCCCATCGCCACAGCGCCATCACCAGGCCTCTGTTGCAGCCACACCCCGCCAAAAACACTTAA
- the ST6GALNAC4 gene encoding alpha-N-acetyl-neuraminyl-2,3-beta-galactosyl-1,3-N-acetyl-galactosaminide alpha-2,6-sialyltransferase isoform X2, whose translation MKAPGRLLLIVLCSAGFSAVYILLCCWACLPFCPAACLDPHLSVNSRPTVPGPLHFSGYSSVPDGKPLVREPCRSCAVVSSSGQMLGSGLGAEIDSAECVLRMNQAPTVGFEADVGQRSTLRVISHTSVPLLLRNYSHYFQQARDTLYVVWGQGKHMDRALGGRTYRALLQLTRMYPGLQVYTFTERMMAYCDQVFQDETGKNRRQSGSFLSTGWFTMILALELCEEIVVYGMVSDSYCREEHHPSVPYHYFEKGRLDECQMYLAHERAPRSAHRFITEKAVFSRWAKKRPIVFAHPSWRMQWPHRHSAITRPLLQPHPAKNT comes from the exons ATGAAGGCTCCG GGTCGGCTCCTGCTCATCGTCCTCTGCTCTGCGGGCTTCTCGGCTGTCTACATCCTGCTGTGCTGCTGGGCCTGCCTGCCCTTCTGCCCGGCCGCCTGCCTGGACCCCCACCTCTCTGTCAACTCCAGGCCCACCGTGCCGGGGCCTCTGCACTTCAGTGGCTACAGCAGTGTGCCAGATGGGAAG CCGCTGGTCCGAGAGCCGTGCCGCAGCTGCGCCGTGGTGTCCAGCTCAGGCCAGATGCTGGGCTCGGGCCTGGGCGCCGAGATCGACAGTGCGGAGTGTGTACTGCGCATGAACCAGGCGCCCACCGTGGGCTTCGAGGCAGACGTGGGCCAGCGGAGCACCCTGCGGGTCATCTCCCACACGAGCGTGCCTCTGCTGCTGCGAAACTACTCCCACTACTTCCAGCAGGCCCGCGACACGCTCTATGTGGTGTGGGGCCAGGGGAAGCACATGGACCGGGCGCTGGGCGGCCGCACCTACCGTGCGCTGCTGCAGCTCACCAGGATGTACCCTGGCCTGCAGGTGTACACGTTCACCGAGCGAATGATGGCCTACTGCGACCAGGTCTTCCAGGATGAGACAGGCAAGAACCG GAGGCAGTCCGGGTCCTTCCTCAGCACCGGCTGGTTCACCATGATCCTCGCCCTGGAGCTGTGTGAGGAGATCGTGGTCTACGGGATGGTCAGCGACAGCTACTGCAG GGAGGAGCATCACCCCTCGGTGCCTTACCACTACTTTGAGAAGGGCCGGCTGGATGAGTGTCAAATGTACCTGGCGCATGAGCGGGCGCCCCGCAGCGCCCACCGCTTCATCACCGAGAAGGCTGTGTTCTCTCGCTGGGCCAAGAAGAGGCCCATCGTCTTCGCCCATCCATCCTGGAGGATGCAGTGGCCCCATCGCCACAGCGCCATCACCAGGCCTCTGTTGCAGCCACACCCCGCCAAAAACACTTAA
- the ST6GALNAC4 gene encoding alpha-N-acetyl-neuraminyl-2,3-beta-galactosyl-1,3-N-acetyl-galactosaminide alpha-2,6-sialyltransferase isoform X1: protein MKAPGRLLLIVLCSAGFSAVYILLCCWACLPFCPAACLDPHLSVNSRPTVPGPLHFSGYSSVPDGKPLVREPCRSCAVVSSSGQMLGSGLGAEIDSAECVLRMNQAPTVGFEADVGQRSTLRVISHTSVPLLLRNYSHYFQQARDTLYVVWGQGKHMDRALGGRTYRALLQLTRMYPGLQVYTFTERMMAYCDQVFQDETGKNREEHHPSVPYHYFEKGRLDECQMYLAHERAPRSAHRFITEKAVFSRWAKKRPIVFAHPSWRMQWPHRHSAITRPLLQPHPAKNT from the exons ATGAAGGCTCCG GGTCGGCTCCTGCTCATCGTCCTCTGCTCTGCGGGCTTCTCGGCTGTCTACATCCTGCTGTGCTGCTGGGCCTGCCTGCCCTTCTGCCCGGCCGCCTGCCTGGACCCCCACCTCTCTGTCAACTCCAGGCCCACCGTGCCGGGGCCTCTGCACTTCAGTGGCTACAGCAGTGTGCCAGATGGGAAG CCGCTGGTCCGAGAGCCGTGCCGCAGCTGCGCCGTGGTGTCCAGCTCAGGCCAGATGCTGGGCTCGGGCCTGGGCGCCGAGATCGACAGTGCGGAGTGTGTACTGCGCATGAACCAGGCGCCCACCGTGGGCTTCGAGGCAGACGTGGGCCAGCGGAGCACCCTGCGGGTCATCTCCCACACGAGCGTGCCTCTGCTGCTGCGAAACTACTCCCACTACTTCCAGCAGGCCCGCGACACGCTCTATGTGGTGTGGGGCCAGGGGAAGCACATGGACCGGGCGCTGGGCGGCCGCACCTACCGTGCGCTGCTGCAGCTCACCAGGATGTACCCTGGCCTGCAGGTGTACACGTTCACCGAGCGAATGATGGCCTACTGCGACCAGGTCTTCCAGGATGAGACAGGCAAGAACCG GGAGGAGCATCACCCCTCGGTGCCTTACCACTACTTTGAGAAGGGCCGGCTGGATGAGTGTCAAATGTACCTGGCGCATGAGCGGGCGCCCCGCAGCGCCCACCGCTTCATCACCGAGAAGGCTGTGTTCTCTCGCTGGGCCAAGAAGAGGCCCATCGTCTTCGCCCATCCATCCTGGAGGATGCAGTGGCCCCATCGCCACAGCGCCATCACCAGGCCTCTGTTGCAGCCACACCCCGCCAAAAACACTTAA
- the PIP5KL1 gene encoding phosphatidylinositol 4-phosphate 5-kinase-like protein 1, with protein sequence MAAPSPGPREILAPSPEAGRRAAASNSGHRGLLWRLRDKQCRLGLFEIGPGHELHQVMCLMQAGLWAATQVSMDHPPMGLPTEEDFSEVLTQVHEGFELGTLAGPAFARLRRSLGLAEEDYQAALGPGRPYLQFLSTSKSKASFFLSHDQRFFLKTLRSREVQALLAHLPRYVHHLQRHPHSLLARLLGVHSLRVARGKKKYFIVMQSVFYPAGRISERYDIKGCEVSRWVEPAPEGSLLVLVLKDLNFQGKTINLGPQRSWFLRQMELDTAFLRELNVLDYSLLMAFQRLHEDERGPGSSLIFRTARSIRGAQSAEESGAQNRRLLPDAPNALHIVDGPEHRYFLGLVDLTTVYGLRKRLEQLWKTLRYPGRTFSTVSPACYARRLCQWVEAHTE encoded by the exons ATGGCCGCGCCGAGCCCGGGGCCCCGCGAG ATCCTGGCCCCCTCCCCAGAGGCTGGACGCAGAGCAGCTGCTTCAAACTCTGGCCACCGTGGGCTCCTCTGGCGTCTACGAGACAAGCAGTGTCGCCTGGGACTGTTTGAGATTGGACCCGGGCATGAGTTGCACCAGGTGATGTGCCTGATGCAGGCAGGGCTGTGGGCTGCCACTCAAGTGTCCATGGACCACCCGCCCATG GGGCTGCCCACAGAGGAGGATTTTTCCGAAGTCCTGACCCAGGTTCATGAG GGCTTCGAGCTGGGCACCTTGGCTGGCCCCGCCTTTGCCCGACTGCGGCGCTCCCTGGGGCTGGCCGAGGAGGACTACCAGGCCGCGCTGGGTCCCGGCCGCCCCTACCTGCAGTTCCTCAGCACCTCCAAGAGCAAGGCCAGCTTCTTTCTGTC CCACGACCAACGCTTCTTCCTGAAGACCCTGCGGAGCCGGGAGGTGCAGGCGCTGCTCGCCCATCTGCCCCGCTACGTGCATCACCTGCAGCGACACCCACACTCACTGCTCGCACGGTTGCTGG GAGTGCACAGTCTGCGGGTGGCTCGGGGAAAGAAG AAATACTTCATCGTCATGCAGAGCGTCTTCTATCCCGCCGGCCGCATCTCTGAGAG GTATGACATCAAGGGCTGCGAGGTGAGCCGTTGGGTGGAGCCCGCCCCTGAGGGCAGCCTTCTTGTGCTGGTGCTGAAAGACCTCAACTTTCAGGGCAAGACCATCAATCTGG GGCCCCAGCGGAGCTGGTTCCTCCGCCAGATGGAATTGGACACCGCCTTCCTCCGGGAGCTCAACGTACTGGATTACAGCCTCCTGATGGCCTTCCAGCGTCTTCATGAGGATGAGAGGGGCCCAGGCAGTAGCCTTATCTTCCGCACAGCCAG GTCTATACGAGGGGCACAGAGCGCCGAGGAGTCGGGAGCCCAGAACCGCCGACTGCTGCCCGACGCCCCCAACGCCCTACACATCGTGGACGGGCCGGAGCATCGCTATTTCCTAGGCCTGGTAGACCTCACCACGGTCTACGGGCTCCGCAAGCGGCTGGAGCAACTGTGGAAGACGCTGCGCTACCCAGGCCGGACCTTCTCAACCGTCAGCCCAGCTTGCTATGCCCGTCGCCTTTGCCAGTGGGTGGAGGCGCACACGGAGTGA